CGCTGTCGTCCAGTCCACCGAGGGCGCCGCGTCGGGCACCCGGTCGGGCCAGCCGAGACCGAGCGCGATCGGGATGAGCATGGTCGGCGGGCTCGCCTGGGCGAGCGTCGAGCCGTCGACGAACTCCACCATCGAGTGCACGACGCTCGTCGGGTGCACCACCACCGCGATGCGGTCGAACGGGATGTCGAAGAGCAGGTGCGCCTCGATCACCTCGAGCCCCTTGTTGACCAGGGTCGCGGAGTTGATGGTGATCACCGGGCCCATGGCCCAGGTCGGGTGGGCCAGCGCCTCGTCGACGGTCACGTCGGCCAGCTGGTCACGGGTGCGCCCGCGGAACGGTCCGCCCGAGGCGGTCAGCACGAGCCGTCGTACCTCTTGGGCGGTGCCACCGCGCAGGCACTGCGCCAGCGCGGAGTGCTCGGAGTCGACGGGCACGATCTGGCCGGGTGCGGCGCGGTCGAGCACCAGCGGGCCACCCATGATCAGCGACTCCTTGTTGGCCAGGGCGAGCGTGTTGCCGGCATCGAGCGCCGCGAGCGTGGGTCGCAGACCGACGGCGCCGGTGATGGCGTTGAGTACGACGTCGCACTCGGCCGCCGCCAGCTCGTTGGACGCGGCCTCGCCGAGGCCGTGGTGGGCCGGCGCGAACTCGGCGACCTGGGCCTCGAAGAGGGCGGGATTCGAGCCGCCGGCGGTGAGCCCGACGACCCGGAACCGGTCGGGGTGGGCACGCACCAGGTCGAGGGCCTGGGTCCCGATGGATCCGGTCGATCCGAGGATGACGACATCACGTCTCTGCACGCCACCCATCCTTCCAGCCCGGGGTCGTTGACCCGCAGGTCCCCGTGTGGTCGGCTGCACTTCTCGGGACTGGAATCCGCCTCGCCCCCGCCGTACACGTGGAGGCCCCATGCTGACCCGCGAACACCTGGACACAACTCATTCCCGACGAGAGGTTCACCAGCACATGAGAAAGACACGCATTCCGGCACTGCTGGCGGCGGCCGCCACCGTGCTGACACTGGCCGCCTGTGCGCCGCCCGAGGACAAGGGCAACGACACGAAGACCGAGTCCGGCACCCCCGCCGGCGAGGCGACCTCGCTGGCCGACTTCGGTGACCTGGACACCCTCGTCAAGGCCGCCCAGGACGAGGGCGAGCTCAACGTCATCGCGCTGCCGCCCGACTGGGCCAACTACGAGGAGATCATCAACACGTTCTCCGACAAGTACGACATCGAGGTCAACTCCGACCAGCCGACGGCGGCCAGCCAGGAGGAGATCACCGCAGCGGAAGACCTCAAGGGGACCAACCGTGCCCCCGACGTCTTCGACCTCGGCCAGTCGGTCGCACTCGCCAACACCGACCTGTTCGCGCCATACAAGGTCGAGACCTTCGATGACATCCCGGCCGAGTTCAAGGACCCGGACGGCACGTGGGTCAACGACTACGGCGGCTACATGTCGATCGGCTACGACTCGGCCAAGGTGCCCGACGTGACCTCGCTCGAGGACCTGCTCGGCCCGGAGTTCAAGGGCAAGGTCGCGCTCAACGGCAACCCGACCGAGGCCGGCGCCGCGTTCAGCGGCGTGATGATGGCGGCCATCTCCAACGGCGGCTCCGCCGACGACATCGCGCCGGGCGTGGACTTCTTCGGCGACCTGAAGAAGGCCGGCAACTTCCTGCCCGTCGACCCCGACTCCGCGACCATCGAGTCGGGCCAGACGCCCGTGGTCATCGACTGGGACTACCTCGGCGCAGCTGCCGCGGCCAACGTCGACACCTGGAAGACGGTCGTGCCCGAAGGGGCAGTCGTGGCCGGCTACTACTACCAGGCCATCAATGCCGACGCTCCGCACCCGGCGGCGGCCCGGTTGTGGCAGGAGTTCCTCTACAGCGACGAGGGCCAGAACC
This is a stretch of genomic DNA from Nocardioides sp. InS609-2. It encodes these proteins:
- the dxr gene encoding 1-deoxy-D-xylulose-5-phosphate reductoisomerase, whose amino-acid sequence is MGGVQRRDVVILGSTGSIGTQALDLVRAHPDRFRVVGLTAGGSNPALFEAQVAEFAPAHHGLGEAASNELAAAECDVVLNAITGAVGLRPTLAALDAGNTLALANKESLIMGGPLVLDRAAPGQIVPVDSEHSALAQCLRGGTAQEVRRLVLTASGGPFRGRTRDQLADVTVDEALAHPTWAMGPVITINSATLVNKGLEVIEAHLLFDIPFDRIAVVVHPTSVVHSMVEFVDGSTLAQASPPTMLIPIALGLGWPDRVPDAAPSVDWTTAQTWEFFPLDDEAFPAVALARAAGERGSTAPAVYNAANEVCVEAFRTGRLRFVDIVDTVNAVVTAHDVPSEQQLTVDDVLAADAWARDEAARLIS
- a CDS encoding ABC transporter substrate-binding protein; translation: MRKTRIPALLAAAATVLTLAACAPPEDKGNDTKTESGTPAGEATSLADFGDLDTLVKAAQDEGELNVIALPPDWANYEEIINTFSDKYDIEVNSDQPTAASQEEITAAEDLKGTNRAPDVFDLGQSVALANTDLFAPYKVETFDDIPAEFKDPDGTWVNDYGGYMSIGYDSAKVPDVTSLEDLLGPEFKGKVALNGNPTEAGAAFSGVMMAAISNGGSADDIAPGVDFFGDLKKAGNFLPVDPDSATIESGQTPVVIDWDYLGAAAAANVDTWKTVVPEGAVVAGYYYQAINADAPHPAAARLWQEFLYSDEGQNLWLKGGARPVRGDAMAEAGTIDADLWGALPEVAGDAVIPTNEQTEKAGTYLADNWSKVIS